In Candidatus Binatia bacterium, one DNA window encodes the following:
- the acpS gene encoding holo-ACP synthase has protein sequence MIIGTGVDLAGIDRTMLAVDGPRGHRFCERVFSPAEIAYCESRGRVRGQSYAARFAAKEAVMKALGVGWGKDAGWQDIEVFRQETGQPDVRLRGAAAVTAERRGITAIHLSLSHGEGIAMAFAVAEAVPAGS, from the coding sequence ATGATTATCGGAACAGGTGTCGATCTGGCCGGCATCGATCGCACAATGCTGGCGGTCGACGGCCCGAGGGGCCATCGATTCTGCGAGCGGGTCTTCTCTCCGGCTGAAATCGCTTATTGCGAGTCCCGCGGCAGGGTGCGTGGTCAGAGTTACGCGGCGCGCTTCGCTGCCAAGGAGGCGGTGATGAAGGCTCTGGGCGTGGGGTGGGGCAAGGACGCCGGTTGGCAGGATATCGAGGTGTTTCGGCAAGAAACCGGTCAGCCGGATGTCCGATTGCGAGGGGCCGCTGCCGTGACGGCCGAGCGGCGAGGGATCACCGCAATCCACCTTTCGCTCTCGCATGGAGAGGGTATCGCGATGGCTTTTGCCGTGGCCGAGGCGGTGCCGGCCGGAAGTTGA
- a CDS encoding radical SAM protein, whose product MIRAEEVARKRLRDEQHLGPKPAARGEFSFCLTYPNTYPVGMANLGFQAVYGLLGQQGMGVERAFLPDARPYGRVRTLESDRALSEFDVLAFSISFETDYVHVLDILAGAGLPLRREDRTKHDPLVVAGGPATFLNPEPLADFVDVFLIGEAEEMLPEWIEALRSSRHRGRDAWAQASETVTGAYLPANWAGFPHGSREDAPRVERRYLANLDAFPTSTRVVAPDAVFGDMFLVEASRGCEWGCRFCAAGYMYRPVRHRSESSLRQQVIEEALPRSSSVGLVGAEMASQPGIAALCHEVAERGGRASPSSLKADMISPELASALGQGATRSVTVAPEAGSERLRRLINKNLTEEEILRAAGLLAEGGVPAMKLYSMIGLPTETDEDVLSLIELARKIRERLSGVGRITLSINPFVPKPWTPLQWEPMAPLKEVRHRAKLLQRQAATIPGATVDLESPREAYWQALLSRGDRRVGLILEAVHERGGKFWPVIREANLDGGLGDCPPPSEFVERRFSADEDLPWDFIDHNVSKKYLLTEWRKALLERETAPCDVASCVSCGAC is encoded by the coding sequence GTGATTCGTGCTGAAGAAGTCGCCCGCAAGCGTTTGCGGGACGAACAACATCTGGGCCCAAAGCCCGCGGCTCGGGGCGAGTTTTCCTTCTGTCTGACCTATCCGAATACCTATCCCGTCGGCATGGCGAACCTCGGCTTTCAGGCGGTGTACGGGCTCCTCGGTCAGCAGGGGATGGGGGTCGAACGCGCCTTCCTCCCGGATGCACGCCCCTATGGCCGCGTGCGGACGCTGGAATCCGATCGCGCTCTCTCGGAATTTGATGTTCTCGCGTTCTCGATTTCGTTCGAGACCGATTATGTGCACGTCCTCGATATTCTGGCCGGGGCGGGTCTGCCTCTGCGGCGCGAGGATCGAACGAAACACGACCCTCTGGTGGTAGCCGGCGGTCCCGCGACTTTTCTGAACCCCGAGCCATTGGCCGATTTTGTGGATGTGTTCCTGATCGGCGAAGCCGAGGAGATGCTGCCGGAGTGGATCGAGGCCCTACGCAGCTCTCGCCATCGCGGTCGAGATGCCTGGGCACAAGCGAGCGAAACCGTCACAGGTGCCTACCTGCCCGCCAACTGGGCAGGCTTTCCGCATGGCTCCAGAGAGGATGCCCCGCGGGTCGAGCGACGCTATCTCGCCAACCTGGATGCCTTTCCGACCTCGACGCGGGTGGTCGCTCCGGATGCGGTGTTCGGCGATATGTTTTTGGTGGAGGCCAGTCGCGGTTGCGAATGGGGCTGCCGCTTTTGTGCCGCGGGCTATATGTATCGGCCCGTTCGGCATCGAAGCGAGTCGTCCCTGCGTCAGCAGGTAATCGAGGAGGCCTTGCCCCGATCCTCGTCTGTTGGCCTGGTGGGTGCCGAAATGGCCAGTCAGCCCGGAATTGCCGCGCTCTGCCATGAGGTCGCCGAACGCGGCGGTCGAGCATCGCCCTCATCTTTGAAGGCCGATATGATCAGTCCCGAGCTGGCCTCCGCGCTGGGGCAGGGTGCGACGCGGTCAGTGACAGTCGCTCCAGAGGCGGGCAGCGAGCGCCTGCGCCGACTGATCAACAAGAATCTCACGGAAGAAGAAATCCTTCGCGCCGCAGGGTTGCTGGCGGAAGGCGGGGTGCCTGCCATGAAGCTCTATTCGATGATCGGGCTTCCCACAGAAACCGATGAGGATGTTCTCTCTCTCATCGAATTGGCACGGAAGATTCGCGAGCGTCTCAGTGGGGTCGGGCGGATCACCCTTTCGATCAACCCGTTCGTGCCCAAGCCCTGGACGCCGCTCCAATGGGAGCCGATGGCGCCGCTGAAGGAGGTGCGCCACCGTGCGAAGCTCCTGCAACGTCAAGCAGCGACCATACCCGGCGCAACTGTGGATCTGGAGTCGCCGCGGGAGGCCTATTGGCAGGCTCTGCTTTCGCGAGGAGACCGACGAGTTGGCCTGATTCTGGAAGCGGTACACGAGCGGGGGGGCAAGTTCTGGCCGGTCATCCGTGAGGCTAATCTGGACGGCGGTTTAGGGGATTGTCCGCCACCATCGGAATTCGTGGAGCGGCGATTCTCGGCAGATGAAGACCTCCCCTGGGATTTCATCGACCATAATGTGTCGAAGAAATATTTGCTGACCGAGTGGCGCAAGGCTCTGCTCGAGCGCGAGACCGCGCCATGCGATGTCGCATCCTGCGTGAGTTGCGGGGCTTGTTGA
- the ftsZ gene encoding cell division protein FtsZ, giving the protein MKEQMADNQEGAKIKVVGIGGGGGNAVNTMIQAGMPGVEFVVGNTDAQALVHSLAPVKVHLGGEVTKGLGAGADPEKGRNAALEDTEMLRDILTGSDMVFVTAGMGGGTGTGAAPVVAAVAKEAGALTVGVVTKPFIFEGRRRMRQAEQGVEDLKKNVDALITIPNQRLLSVSSRNMPITESFQKADDVLLQAVRGISDLITVHGLINLDFADVRAIMSEMGMAMMGAGLAEGENRAVEAAQRAISSPLLDDVSIQGARGVLINITGGPDLSLHEVNEAATLIEEEAHEDANIIFGAVIDEEMAGKLRITVIATGFGESGSLALPTADEVLGHREGFGNRGRPDLTTPAAPPPIPAATPIGAAGTGQDGRRVVRMGMIEDGADPVLRQHEEASHAPSTMDAVDDESEYDIPTFLRKQSQ; this is encoded by the coding sequence ATGAAAGAGCAAATGGCAGACAATCAAGAAGGCGCGAAAATCAAGGTCGTCGGAATTGGTGGCGGCGGTGGCAATGCGGTCAACACCATGATTCAGGCCGGGATGCCGGGCGTCGAATTCGTCGTCGGCAACACCGACGCACAGGCTTTGGTGCACAGCCTGGCACCGGTCAAGGTTCACCTTGGGGGTGAGGTCACCAAAGGCCTCGGGGCAGGCGCTGATCCCGAAAAGGGGCGTAACGCTGCGCTGGAAGACACCGAGATGTTGCGGGATATCCTGACCGGTTCGGATATGGTCTTTGTGACAGCCGGCATGGGCGGAGGCACCGGAACGGGTGCGGCGCCCGTCGTGGCTGCTGTGGCCAAGGAGGCCGGGGCACTGACCGTCGGAGTGGTCACAAAGCCCTTCATCTTCGAGGGACGGCGACGGATGCGGCAAGCCGAGCAGGGCGTCGAAGATCTCAAAAAGAATGTCGATGCGCTGATCACGATCCCGAACCAGCGTCTGCTCTCGGTCTCCAGTCGGAATATGCCGATCACGGAGAGCTTCCAGAAAGCTGACGATGTCCTCTTGCAGGCGGTGCGCGGAATTTCGGATTTGATTACCGTGCACGGGCTTATCAACCTCGACTTCGCGGATGTGCGCGCGATCATGAGCGAGATGGGGATGGCGATGATGGGTGCTGGTCTTGCCGAAGGCGAGAATAGAGCTGTCGAGGCCGCGCAGCGCGCGATTTCCTCGCCGCTTCTCGACGATGTTTCCATTCAGGGGGCGCGCGGTGTGTTGATCAATATCACGGGCGGCCCGGATCTCTCGCTCCATGAGGTCAATGAAGCGGCAACTCTGATCGAGGAAGAAGCGCACGAAGATGCCAACATCATCTTCGGTGCAGTGATCGATGAAGAAATGGCCGGCAAGCTGAGAATTACCGTGATTGCGACCGGATTTGGCGAGTCGGGCAGTTTGGCTCTGCCGACGGCAGACGAGGTGTTGGGACACCGCGAAGGCTTTGGCAATCGAGGGCGTCCGGATCTGACCACCCCCGCGGCACCGCCGCCAATCCCGGCCGCGACCCCGATCGGGGCTGCCGGCACGGGACAGGACGGTCGTCGAGTTGTCCGGATGGGAATGATCGAAGATGGTGCCGATCCGGTGCTTCGTCAGCACGAGGAGGCCAGTCACGCTCCGTCGACGATGGATGCGGTGGATGACGAGTCCGAGTACGATATCCCGACGTTTTTGCGAAAACAGTCGCAGTAA